The following are encoded in a window of Telmatobacter sp. DSM 110680 genomic DNA:
- a CDS encoding RcnB family protein, protein MNKFRTALALAALSATLSGGLAFAQDRDHHDNDNHKYTEHHEWKKGQQIKHEDWDRGERVENYRQYHLSAPPRGHEWRLIDGNYVLVNTGNYQIRTVVVAH, encoded by the coding sequence ATGAATAAATTTCGCACCGCTTTAGCGCTGGCAGCTTTGTCTGCAACCCTTTCGGGTGGTCTGGCTTTTGCGCAAGACCGGGACCATCACGACAACGACAACCACAAGTACACCGAACACCATGAATGGAAGAAGGGGCAGCAGATTAAACATGAGGATTGGGATCGTGGCGAACGTGTCGAGAACTATCGCCAGTATCACCTCAGTGCCCCGCCCCGTGGACACGAGTGGAGGCTGATTGACGGCAACTACGTACTCGTCAACACCGGGAACTACCAAATTCGTACGGTTGTCGTTGCCCACTAA